The following are encoded in a window of Anoplopoma fimbria isolate UVic2021 breed Golden Eagle Sablefish chromosome 3, Afim_UVic_2022, whole genome shotgun sequence genomic DNA:
- the chd8 gene encoding chromodomain-helicase-DNA-binding protein 8 isoform X2 — MADPIMDLFEDTPLFNLDSLPDDSFSQGSSDPVEEALKLALGQVDPPTEPELTVSAGLGVSVAAPAIPEPAPVQLPTQQPVPVATTQTVSIAAAPTVAPVPAPAPVDTLPQIQVQTTIPTSSTVLLSSPLTVTSSSVTTTTATTQQFTQITHQLTAQQLAAITQQAGGKIVILKGPQGQAQVLQTVSGATGQTTGKVIRVLSGTPLKPGMSILQGGTVLNQASPGQAQVKVGTAGVQRLLQSPNGPVKQMLLTMPQQTQGQTVQVQIPSQAQMAQGQTQVQVQTQGQVQLQPAMQGQTQGGEAKRITLVLQQPSQAGSAAQPGQGQQQVTQVQQVQTTQGGQQQIPTRLVLGQLPGGKLVLQGSQLAALTQARAGGQAGQPKVLTIQLQLQQQPNQQGGIKYQLVSGTGNTGGPQVLQITQGQGGQRVAVPLKMLLQPQTSSASSAGGTVSVVKVINTSAAGPSTTTTTASQAIRITKAPGEPTAVRRVEILCKQEKANRIVAEAIARAKARGEKNLPRVLNQDELPATQTSPELGGTVTVVSTAKKKSSGGGSKKKSPAAGGTTPKTTGGADKKSKVKTPGGTTGVAGGTVVPGAGNKSKSKTKTNTITLVGAKKRKRNASSDHSDGELSPASPAALDDDLITRRSNRVVKRKKYTEDLDIKITDDEDEQEDVDVTTTAAAVASISGGSAAQLKKEMELDVDGQPSMQFFVENPSEEDAAIVDKILSLRLTKKEVSIGQYTTVEEFFVKYKNYSYLHCEWASLNQLEKDKRIHQKIKRFKTKQAQMRNLFQEDEEAFNPDYVEVDRILDVSHSVDKDNGEPVIYYLVKWCSLPYEDATWELKEDVDEGKAEEFSKIQNRPPRLKRTVRPPASAWKKLEETREYKNGNILREYQLEGVNWLLFNWYNRQNCILADEMGLGKTIQSIALLSEEYDAGVQGPFLVIAPLSTITNWEREFSTWTDMNAIVYHGSLASRQMIQQYEMYFKDDKEHLIPGAYKFDALITTFEMVLSDCPELREISWRCVIIDEAHRLKNRNCKLLDSLKMLDVEHKVLLTGTPLQNTVEELFSLLHFLEPAQFPSETEFLKDFGDLKTEEQVQKLQAILKPMMLRRLKEDVEKNLAPKQETIIEVELTDVQKKYYRAILERNFTFLSLGVNSNSNVPNLLNTMMELRKCCNHPYLINGAEEKIVSELREKYDPMALDFHLQALIRSAGKLVLLDKLLPRLKAGGHKVLIFSQMVRCLDILEDYLINKRYLYERIDGRVRGNLRQAAIDRFSKPDSDRFVFLLCTRAGGLGINLTAADTCVIFDSDWNPQNDLQAQARCHRIGQSKAVKVYRLITRNSYEREMLDKASLKLGLDRAVLQSMSGNKEGNVNGQVQQFSKKEIEDLLRKGAYAAIMDENDEGNRFCEEDIDQILQRRATTITIESEGKGSTFSKASFVASENRNDIALDDPEFWQKWAKRADIDMDSMNRKNTLVIDTPRVRKQTRQYSTLRGEGGDLSDMDSDDEYPPANSRQSRSSRRTDRHSGGGYGRTDCFRVEKHLLVYGWGRWRDILSHARCKRRLSERDVETICRVILVFCLLHYRGDENIKSFIWELITPPENGREPQTLLNHSGLSIPVPRGRKGKRVKAQSTFDVQKVEWIRKYNPDTLLLDESYRKHLKHQCNKVLLRVRMLYYLKQEVIGEHADAVLKGANSRDVNIWMPEMEQQEVPARWWDTEADRSLLAGVFKHGYEMYTTMRADPCLCFLERAGRPDDKAIDAEQHTGDAEMGDDPDYDKYSEDPEFKPASRHAKDLFDEPDSMNVDDEISVEDKVGPVITESFSIQSGACDWPSSSSLTARLRRLITAYQRTYRQEQLKIEAEAKGDRRRRRCEQASKLKEIARQERQQRWTRREECDFYRVVSTFGVEKISKEQSLPEGGDLDFDWNRFRTFARLDKKTDESLSRYFRSFVAMCRRVCHLRPGRGDDSPEISQTVAPITEERASRTLYRISLLRRLREKVLPHPSLEDRLPMAPTSSELPGWWNIPEHDRQLMLGAALHGVSRTELSIFSDPQFTFNQARDEFIMNQQAPPPPPEAPPIMLLSHPKTEEELPVVKEELAELDARLLGGEISAQLQSTPLSHHDGKARGQAWSLKRSRGRGEKTGGRKGEGGSDSDSDSDSGSSSSGRSGSSDESGESEEEAERAGMKLCDVDEENSLLSMTLSQEGIPPPDPLRVDWPKDRVLINRLDNMCTLILSGQWPSGRRYLPEAQLNPSSELVGGEMAYTRVIRKPSGMPGGPGEEGEDGEFTVKLLKEEGLKLTFSKQSLMPNGSGGESSGRKRRKDQELSDPDGLNDPLERTPRRRDPPTWLKENPDYEVEGDMLELLVNRSKRKRRRRADKALTGSEKVKVINMRTGKKVGAAFCPMLQDLREYLEENPDNAVAPDWSETVRKSGFLPATFFHRLLTEHSEIPKKSRRRHHHHHHHHHAPEPTPEDPNLDGVEEETLVSDGAYMMDEEDLETSHHFLTSQDFEVKMEGGDSLSQGDYDSSDQEALLDDVIIAQKDSDSSSSSED, encoded by the exons ATGGCAGACCCCATCATGGACCTCTTTGAGGATACACCCCTGTTTAACCTGGATTCCCTACCGGACGACTCCTTCTCTCAGGGCTCCTCGGACCCCGTGGAAGAGGCCCTTAAGCTGGCGTTGGGTCAAGTGGACCCACCAACAGAGCCTGAGCTCACGGTCAGCGCAGGCCTTGGGGTTTCTGTAGCAGCTCCTGCCATCCCAGAGCCTGCCCCCGTTCAACTTCCCACACAGCAGCCAGTGCCGGTGGCGACTACTCAGACTGTTTCCATAGCTGCGGCTCCCACTGTAGCCCCAGTCCCTGCTCCTGCACCAGTTGATACTTTACCTCAGATCCAAGTCCAGACCACCATACCCACCAGTAGCACTGTGCTGCTGAGCTCTCCTCTGACAGTTACTAGCTCCTcagtcaccaccaccaccgccaccacgCAGCAGTTCACACAGATAACTCATCAGCTCACTGCACAGCAGTTAGCTGCCATCACACAGCAGGCCGGTGGCAAAATTGTCATACTCAAAGGTCCCCAGGGTCAAGCCCAGGTGCTGCAGACTGTATCAGGAGCCACAGGCCAGACAACTGGAAAGGTCATCCGTGTGTTGTCCGGCACTCCTCTTAAGCCCGGCATGTCCATACTGCAGGGGGGGACGGTATTGAATCAGGCCAGCCCGGGACAAGCTCAAGTCAAGGTGGGTACTGCTGGGGTGCAGAGGCTGCTACAGTCTCCCAACGGGCCGGTGAAACAGATGCTGCTGACCATGCCCCAGCAGACACAAGGCCAGACCGTTCAGGTGCAGATTCCTTCCCAAGCACAGATGGCTCAAGGCCAGACTCAAGTCCAAGTCCAGACCCAAGGCCAGGTGCAGCTACAGCCAGCCATGCAAGGCCAAACACAG GGTGGCGAAGCAAAGCGGATCACCCTGGTCCTCCAGCAGCCTTCCCAGGCTGGCTCTGCTGCTCAACCGGGTCAAGGCCAGCAACAGGTGACACAAGTCCAGCAGGTTCAGACAACCCAGGGGGGCCAGCAGCAGATCCCAACTAGACTGGTGCTGGGGCAGCTCCCTGGAGGCAAACTGGTGCTCCAGGGAAGCCAGCTAGCAGCCCTGACCCAGGCTCGGGCTGGAGGCCAGGCTGGGCAGCCCAAAGTCCTAACAattcagctgcagctgcagcagcagccaaaCCAACAAGGAGGGATTAAG TACCAGTTGGTCTCAGGAACTGGCAATACTGGCGGCCCACAGGTGTTGCAGATCACGCAGGGCCAAGGAGGACAGAGAGTTGCGGTGCCGCTCAAAATGCTTCTGCAGCCACAG ACAAGCTCAGCATCCTCGGCCGGCGGCACGGTGTCTGTGGTGAAGGTCATCAACACGTCGGCTGCAGGCCCCTCCACTACAACCACAACTGCTTCCCAGGCCATCCGCATCACCAAGGCCCCCGGCGAGCCTACCGCTGTGCGACGAGTGGAGATCCTCTGCAAACAGGAGAAAGCAAACCGTATTGTGGCTGAAGCTATCGCCCGGGCCAAAGCGCGTGGCGAGAAGAACCTGCCCAGAGTCCTGAACCAGGATGAGCTTCCAGCCACACAGACCTCCCCAGAATTGGGGGGTACTGTGACTGTGGTGTCCACTGCTAAGAAAAAGTCTAGCGGAGGAGGAAGCAAGAAGAAAAGTCCTGCAGCTGGAGGAACGACTCCCAAAACCACAGGTGGGGCCGACAAAAAGAGCAAAGTAAAGACGCCAGGAGGAACAACTGGAGTGGCTGGAGGCACGGTTGTACCCGGGGCTGGGAACAAGAGCAAAagcaaaactaaaacaaa CACTATTACTCTAGTGggagcaaagaaaagaaagcgtAATGCGTCCTCAGACCACTCTGATGGGGAGTTGAGCCCTGCCTCACCTGCTGCTCTGGATGATGACCTGATTACG AGGCGCTCCAATCGCGTGGTGAAGCGGAAGAAGTACACAGAGGACCTGGATATCAAGATAacggatgatgaggatgagcaGGAAGATGTAGACGTTACTACAACCGCGGCGGCTGTGGCCTCCATCAGTGGCGGGTCGGCAGCGCAGCTTAAAAAGGAAATGGAGCTGGATGTTGACGGACAGCCCAGCATGCAGTTCTTTGTG gaAAACCCCAGTGAAGAAGATGCAGCCATTGTAGACAAAATTCTGTCTTTAAGGTTGACCAAGAAGGAG GTGTCCATAGGCCAGTACACCACTGTTGAGGAATTCTTTGTGAAATACAAGAACTA TTCATACTTGCACTGCGAGTGGGCCAGTTTGAATCAGCTGGAGAAAGATAAAAGGATCCATCAAAAGATCAAGAGGTTCAAGACCAAGCAAGCACAGATGAGGAATCTCTTCCAGGAG GATGAGGAGGCTTTTAACCCAGACTATGTAGAGGTGGACAGGATCCTGGACGTTTCCCACAGTGTGGACAAGGACAACGGCGAG CCTGTTATCTACTACTTGGTGAAGTGGTGCTCTCTGCCTTATGAGGATGCCACCTGGGAACTGAAGGAGGACGTGGACGAGGGCAAGGCAGAAGAATTCAGCAAAATCCAAAACCGACCACCGCGCCTGAAGAGAACG gTACGGCCGCCTGCCAGTGCATGGAAGAAGTTGGAGGAGACCAGAGAGTACAAGAATGGCAACATACTCAGAGAGTACCAGCTTGAAGGAGTCAACTGGCTGCTCTTCAACTGGTACAACAG GCAGAACTGTATCCTGGCAGATGAGATGGGTCTGGGGAAGACCATCCAGTCTATCGCGCTGCTGTCTGAGGAGTACGATGCTGGCGTCCAGGGTCCTTTCCTGGTCATTGCTCCCCTCTCCACCATCACCAACTGGGAGAGGGAGTTCAGCACATGGACCGACATGAACGCCATCGTCTACCACGGCAGCTTGGCCAGCCGACAGATGATCCAGCAGTATGAGATGTACTTCAAGGACGACAAG GAGCACTTGATCCCAGGTGCGTACAAGTTTGACGCCCTCATCACAACGTTTGAGATGGTGTTATCTGACTGCCCAGAGCTGAGGGAGATCTCCTGGCGCTGTGTGATCATTGATGAGGCCCACCGTCTCAAGAATCGCAACTGCAAGCTGTTGGACAGCTTGAAGATGCTGGATGTG gaaCATAAGGTGTTGTTGACCGGCACTCCTCTCCAGAACACGGTGGAGGAACTCTTCAGCCTGCTTCATTTCCTGGAGCCTGCTCAGTTCCCTTCTGAGACTGAATTCCTCAAAGACTTTGGAGACCTCAAAACAGAGGAACAG GTTCAGAAGCTGCAGGCCATCTTGAAGCCCATGATGCTAAGAAGGCTCAAAGAAGATGTTGAAAAGAACTTGGCACCCAAACAAGAGACCATCATTGAG GTTGAGTTGACGGATGTTCAGAAGAAGTACTACCGGGCCATCCTGGAGAGGAACTTCACTTTCCTCAGTTTAGGGGTAAACAGTAACAGCAATGTCCCCAACCTGCTCAACACTATGATGGAGCTACGCAAGTGCTGCAACCACCCCTACCTCATTAATG GCGCGGAGGAGAAGATCGTATCTGAGCTACGGGAGAAGTATGACCCCATGGCGCTCGACTTCCATTTGCAGGCCCTGATTCGGTCGGCCGGCAAACTGGTGCTACTGGACAAGCTGCTGCCTCGCCTCAAGGCTGGTGGCCACAAAGTGCTCATCTTCTCCCAGATGGTGCGCTGCTTAGACATTCTGGAGGACTACCTCATTAACAAGAG atacCTTTATGAGCGAATTGATGGCAGAGTGCGTGGGAACTTACGACAAGCTGCCATCGATCGCTTCAGCAAGCCTGATTCAGACCGCTTTGTCTTCCTGCTGTGTACCCGTGCTGGCGGCCTGGGTATTAACCTTACTGCTGCTGACACCTGTGTTATATTTGACTCTGACTGGAACCCTCAAAATGACCTGCAG GCCCAGGCTCGATGTCATCGTATTGGTCAATCTAAGGCAGTCAAGGTCTACCGCCTGATCACTAGGAACTCTTATGAGAGGGAGATGCTGGATAAAGCAAGCCTGAAGCTTGGCCTGGATCGTGCCGTCCTGCAGAGCATGAGTGGAAACAAAGAAGGCAATGTCAACGGG CAAGTACAGCAGTTCTCCAAGAAGGAGATTGAGGACCTGCTGAGGAAGGGAGCCTACGCTGCCATCATGGACGAGAATGATGAAGGCAATCGCTTCTGCGAGGAGGACATTGACCAGATCCTTCAGCGAAGagccaccaccatcaccatcgaGAGCGAGGGCAAGGGCTCCACGTTCTCCAAGGCCAGCTTCGTGGCCTCTGAGAACCGCAATGACATTGCCCTCGATGACCCTGAATTCTGGCAGAAGTGGGCCAAGAGAGCCGACATAGACATGGACTCCATGAACCGAAAG AACACCCTTGTGATTGACACTCCCAGAGTCCGCAAGCAGACCCGCCAGTACTCCACTTTACGAGGTGAAGGAGGAGACCTGTCTGATATGGACAGCGACGATGAGTATCCACCGGCCAATTCCAGACAGTCGCGTTCCTCGCGCCGCACCGACCGCCACAGTGGAGGGGGTTACGGCCGCACTGACTGTTTCCGGGTGGAGAAACATCTGCTTGTCTATGG ttGGGGTCGCTGGAGGGACATCTTATCCCATGCCAGATGTAAACGTCGTCTGAGTGAACGTGACGTGGAGACAATCTGCCGAGTCATCCTGGTCTTTTGTCTGCTCCACTATCGTGGAGATGAGAACATCAAGAGTTTCATCTGGGAGCTCATCACACCGCCAGAGAACGGCCGCGAACCCCAAACATTACTCAACCACTCTG GCCTGTCTATCCCTGTCCCAAGAGGCAGAAAGGGTAAAAGAGTTAAGGCCCAGAGCACGTTTGACGTCCAGAAGGTGGAGTGGATCCGCAAGTACAACCCTGACACCCTGCTTCTGGACGAAAGCTACCGCAAACATCTCAAGCACCAGTGCAACAA GGTGTTGCTGAGGGTACGCATGCTCTACTACCTGAAACAGGAGGTGATCGGCGAACATGCAGACGCTGTCCTGAAAGGGGCCAACAGCAG GGACGTTAATATCTGGATGCCTGAGatggagcagcaggaggtccCCGCAAGATGGTGGGATACTGAAGCAGACCGCTCACTGCTTGCTGGTGTATTTAAGCATG GTTATGAGATGTACACAACTATGCGTGCCGATCCCTGCCTCTGCTTCCTGGAAAGAGCTGGTCGGCCTGATGACAAGGCCATTGATGCCGAGCAGCACACTGGTGATGCTGAGATGGGAGATGA TCCTGATTATGATAAGTACTCTGAAGACCCGGAGTTCAAGCCTGCGTCAAGACACGCCAAAGATCTTTTCGATGAG CCTGATTCCATGAACGTCGACGATGAGATTTCTGTGGAAGACAAGGTGGGGCCAGTGATCACAGAAAGCTTTTCCATCCAGAGCGGTGCTTGTGACTGGCCCTCCAGCTCATCGCTTACAGCGCGGTTGCGGCGACTGATCACAGCTTACCAACGCACCTACAGGCAGGAGCAGCTAAAGATCGAAGCAGAGGCAAAGGGCGACCGCAGGCGCAGGCGATGCGAACAGGCCAGCAAGCTGAAGGAGATTGCACGGCAGGAGCGCCAGCAGAG GTGGACACGTAGGGAGGAATGCGACTTCTACCGCGTGGTATCGACTTTTGGTGTGGAAAAGATTAGTAAGGAGCAAAGTCTTCCTGAGGGAGGAGATCTTGATTTTGACTGGAACCGCTTCCGGACCTTTGCTCGTCTGGATAAAAAAACGGACGAGAGTCTCAGTCGATACTTCCGCTCGTTTGTTGCCATGTGTCGGAGAGTTTGCCACCTTCGCCCAGGCCGTGGTGACG ATTCCCCAGAGATTTCCCAGACTGTCGCCCCCATCACTGAGGAGCGTGCTTCCCGAACCCTTTACCGTATCAGCCTCCTGCGTCGCCTCCGTGAGAAAGTCCTGCCCCACCCATCCCTGGAGGACCGTCTGCCTATGGCTCCGACCAGCTCCGAGCTGCCCGGCTGGTGGAATATTCCAGAACATGATCGTCAGCTGATGCTGGGCGCCGCACTGCACGGCGTCAGCCGCACTGAGCTCTCCATCTTCTCAGACCCACAGTTCACCTTCAATCAGGCTCGGGACGAGTTCATCATGAACCAGCAGGCCCCGCCACCTCCACCTGAGGCACCACCCATAATGCTCCTCAGCCATCCAAAGACTGAGGAGGAGCTGCCTGTTGTGAAGGAGGAGTTAGCTGAATTGGACGCCCGGTTGCTTGGAGGTGAAATCAGTGCTCAACTGCAGAGCACGCCCTTGAGTCACCATGACGGCAAGGCACGAGGGCAGGCCTGGAGCCtcaagaggagcagagggaggggcgaaaaaacaggaggaaggaagggCGAGGGAGGGTCAGATTCAGACTCTGATTCAGATTCAGGCTCATCGTCATCTGGGAGATCGGGCAGCAGTGATGAGAgtggagagagtgaggaagaggcgGAAAGAG CTGGCATGAAGCTGTGTGACGTGGATGAAGAAAATAGTTTACTCTCTATGACTCTGTCTCAGGAAGGTATTCCTCCTCCTGATCCTCTCAGAGTGGATTGGCCCAAG gaCCGTGTGTTAATCAACCGTCTGGACAATATGTGTACGCTGATACTGAGTGGTCAGTGGCCCTCAGGGCGGCGCTACTTGCCCGAGGCGCAGCTCAACCCGAGCTCAGAGCTGGTGGGAGGCGAGATGGCCTACACAAGGGTGATCCGTAAACCCAGCGGGATGCCTGGTGGCCccggagaagaaggagaagatggagagttCACTGTCAAGCTCCTTAAG GAGGAGGGACTCAAGCTGACCTTCTCCAAGCAGTCCCTGATGCCCAATGGGTCAGGGGGAGAGAGCAGCGGCCGCAAGAGGCGCAAGGACCAAGAG TTATCAGACCCAGATGGACTCAATGATCCACTGGAGCGTACTCCTCGGCGCAGGGACCCCCCCACCTGGTTAAAGGAGAACCCAGATTATGAGGTGGAGGGAGACATGCTGGAG CTTCTTGTGAACAGgagcaagaggaagaggaggaggagggcagatAAAGCCCTGACAGGCAGTGAGAAGGTCAAAGTCATTAACATGAGGACAGGAAAGAAG GTCGGAGCTGCATTTTGTCCGATGCTGCAAGACCTGAGGGAATATCTGGAGGAGAAtcctgataatgctgtagcacCCGACTGGTCCGAAACTGTTCGGAAATCT gGCTTCCTGCCCGCGACCTTCTTTCACCGACTGCTGACCGAGCACTCGGAGATCCCTAAGAAAagccgccgccgccaccaccaccaccaccaccatcaccacgcTCCGGAGCCCACCCCCGAAGACCCCAACTTGGACGGGGTGGAAGAGGAGACTTTGGTGTCAGATGGAGCGTACATGATGGATGAGGAGGACCTCGAGACCTCACATCACTTCCTCACCAGTCAGGACTTTGAAGTGAAAATGGAGGGCGGCGACAGCCTTTCCCAAGGTGACTATGACAGCTCGGATCAAGAGGCGCTATTGGACGATGTCATCATAGCACAGAAGGACTCTGACTCCTCATCAAGCTCAGAGGATTGA